The DNA segment TCCAAGTATAAAATCAAGTTTGACTTTCTTGAGAAAAACAGATTGGGCCAGAAAAAAAGTGGAAGAATTGTATATACGAACTATTCCGAAACTTAAAGTCTAATTTAAACGGTAGGAAATCATAATTCCTCCCCTATATGGCAACCAATCACCGCTTATATTCCAATGTTCGGCTTTGTCATACCTGCCTGGAGTTCCGTCATTATAGTGTCCATGATAGTATCCTTGATGCCAACCACCTCCTACAAAGAAATCCAGCATTAATCTATCATTTAGTTTTTTCTCGTATCCAATTGTTCCTCCAAATTTGTACCCAAAACCATCTTCGTACTTATTAGTATCCCAATAGTTCCATTTTTGTAGTTGATACCGATCAGCTCCAGCATGTCCTCCAAAATAAAAGCCATTGTATTTTTCATGAAAATGATAACGAACTTCTGCAATTAAAGAATAAAATTTCATTGGGTGATGACCATTAAATGATTCCCAAAAAGAAGCCATAACGTCAGCTTGAAAAGTGAATTTTTTTCCAATACTGGTTTCAATTCCCACATTTGGAATTAACACCAAGGCTGTTACGGCATTACCTTTTATATACGTTTGAGATTGGGAACAAATTGAAATGAATAGAAAAGAAAAAAGGAAGATTTTTTTCATAAGATTGGTATGTAGCTGTGTGGTTTTGATTACTAATTATGCCCTTTCGGCGGCAAATATAGAAATAATTGAATTAAGGAATTTGGAAAATTAGTGAGTATTCAAAATAGAATAAATGACCGTGTCCAAAAAACGGCCTTCATAATATTCATTTTCTTTTAAATGGGCTTCCTTGACAAAACCACTTTTTTGCAAGGCTCTCTCCGATGCAAGGTTTTCCGGGTCAATGACAGCTTCAATAGAATGCAGTTTCATTATTTCAAAGCCATATTTCACGGTTTCTTTTATGGCTTCAACAATAATGCCTTTTCCGTGATATTCTGGAAGAAGCATATAGCCAATTTCGGCTCTAAAATGTTCTGGTTTAATTCTGTAATGACCAATAATTCCTATTAGTTTCGGATTGTCTTTCAAAGTAATAGCCCAATTTATCCCTTCGTTGTTTTCGATTTTTGCATCAATCATCGAGATATGTTCCAAGGCATCTTCTTCGGTTTTCACCTGTGGTCTTGGAATGTATTTCATGACTTCCTTGTCAGATCGAAGGGCAAAAACTTCGTTTACATCTTCTTTCACAAGGCGACGCAAATGCAAACGTTCGGTCTCGAGATTAGGGAAAGGAGTGAAATTGATGTTTACCATATTTTATAGAATTTCAATGCTAAAATTACATTGCAGTGATTTTTTGGCTTCCAAGAGTTGAATGCCTTCTTTTTCCAAAATATTTCCCGTTGAATGAACAGTGTCCGAATAGCCAAGCCAGGGTTCAATGCACAAAAAAGGAGCATTGTTTTTTGTCCAAATTCCTAGATTTGGAAAATCATCAAACTGGACACGAAGCAAAGGTTTGTCGTTTTCTAAAACAGTGATGTTTTTAGACTGTAATCGTTTAAAAATCAAGGCGTCTTTTTCAAACAATGAATAATCTAGCGAAACTTGATTGTCAATCATTTCGATGGTTGTTGATTTGTCTGAAAGTAAATCATTTTCAAGTTCAAAACTCGTTAAAGTTTCAGGATATTCAAATGCCAAAGCGTATGCATCAAATGATTTTGGCAATGCAAATGCAGGATGTGCTCCAATGGAAAAAGGCATTACACCATTGTTGTTATTGATGATATTGTACCCAATAATTAATTTGTTTTCGTCCAAAGTATAAATAATTTGCAACTCAAAATCAAAGGGATAGACTTTACGGGATTCCTCGGATGAAGTTAACGAAAATGTGGCACTACTTTCCGATTGCTTAATCAATTTAAATTCCATGTCTCTTGCAAAACCGTGTCTCGACAATTGGTATTCTGTTCCTTCATAATGGTAGGAATTGTTTTTCAGCGTTCCAACAATTGGAAACAAAATAGGGGAATGCTTTCCCCAAAACGCTGGATTTCCCTCCCAAATGTATTCTTGATTCTCGTGATTTTTTAATGAGAATAATTCAGCTCCAAAGTGGTTTATTTGCGCTGTCAGATTCGAATTTGAAATTGTTGTAGTCAAAATAATTCTAATTAAGTTTAATACTCTTGATGATGTAAATGTATTTCATAAATTTAATTTGGAACAAAAAAAGAGGATGAATTATTGGATTACTAAAATTTTGTCAAATTCTAGTGTTTATTTCTAGTGTCAAGATTATTTTTTATTAATTTGTTGTAGAAAATTTATTAAATGAAAAACATTCGCTTAAAATATATCTTGCAATTGACTTTCTTGTTGGGAATTTCATCCTTGTGGTCTCAACAAGCTCCAATTTCAACCGCAAACAAACAAAATTCAAATTACGATTATCACGAACCATTCGCTCCTTTTTTTTATTCGAAAGACGGGACAAACACTCGTTCGGCAAGCGGTCAACCGGGATTTGAATATTGGCAAAACCAGGCAGATTATAAACTGTCGGCAAAATTAAATGAGACAAACAATGAAATTACGGGAACGGCTAGTATAACCTATACCAATAACAGTCCAGACAAGATGTCTTTTTTGTGGATGTCTCTGGATCAAAATTTATTTAAAGATGATTCTAGAGGTAACTTCGTAATTCCCACAACGGGTAGCAGGAATGGTGCTCA comes from the Flavobacterium limnophilum genome and includes:
- a CDS encoding DUF3575 domain-containing protein, translating into MKKIFLFSFLFISICSQSQTYIKGNAVTALVLIPNVGIETSIGKKFTFQADVMASFWESFNGHHPMKFYSLIAEVRYHFHEKYNGFYFGGHAGADRYQLQKWNYWDTNKYEDGFGYKFGGTIGYEKKLNDRLMLDFFVGGGWHQGYYHGHYNDGTPGRYDKAEHWNISGDWLPYRGGIMISYRLN
- a CDS encoding GNAT family N-acetyltransferase, with protein sequence MVNINFTPFPNLETERLHLRRLVKEDVNEVFALRSDKEVMKYIPRPQVKTEEDALEHISMIDAKIENNEGINWAITLKDNPKLIGIIGHYRIKPEHFRAEIGYMLLPEYHGKGIIVEAIKETVKYGFEIMKLHSIEAVIDPENLASERALQKSGFVKEAHLKENEYYEGRFLDTVIYSILNTH
- a CDS encoding aldose 1-epimerase family protein, producing MTTTISNSNLTAQINHFGAELFSLKNHENQEYIWEGNPAFWGKHSPILFPIVGTLKNNSYHYEGTEYQLSRHGFARDMEFKLIKQSESSATFSLTSSEESRKVYPFDFELQIIYTLDENKLIIGYNIINNNNGVMPFSIGAHPAFALPKSFDAYALAFEYPETLTSFELENDLLSDKSTTIEMIDNQVSLDYSLFEKDALIFKRLQSKNITVLENDKPLLRVQFDDFPNLGIWTKNNAPFLCIEPWLGYSDTVHSTGNILEKEGIQLLEAKKSLQCNFSIEIL